A single genomic interval of Natronoarchaeum philippinense harbors:
- a CDS encoding multiprotein bridging factor aMBF1, which produces MVQCEMCGANVSSPKTVKVEGAELDVCDDCADFGTEVKTQSTSSSSTKYSTSSSSSSGGDSSSSSSAGGGGSTRRRSDMFDDMDEVVTDYDDRIRQAREDRNLSQSDLANELNEKASLIRKLERGDTLPDDDIQSKLESFLEISLTGGAGADDEEWSGGSSTGEYTLGDVVKRKD; this is translated from the coding sequence ATGGTGCAGTGTGAAATGTGCGGCGCCAACGTGTCGTCGCCAAAGACGGTCAAAGTCGAGGGGGCCGAACTCGACGTCTGTGATGACTGCGCTGACTTCGGGACTGAGGTCAAGACCCAGAGCACCTCCAGTTCGTCGACAAAGTACTCCACGTCGTCGAGTTCGAGCTCCGGGGGCGACAGCTCAAGTTCGTCCAGCGCCGGCGGTGGCGGTAGCACGCGCCGCCGCTCGGACATGTTCGACGACATGGACGAGGTCGTCACGGACTACGACGATCGCATCCGTCAGGCCCGCGAGGACCGGAACCTCTCCCAGTCCGATCTGGCGAACGAACTCAACGAGAAGGCGAGTCTCATCCGCAAACTCGAACGCGGAGACACGCTTCCCGACGACGACATCCAGTCGAAGTTGGAGAGCTTCCTCGAGATTTCGCTGACCGGTGGCGCCGGCGCCGACGACGAGGAGTGGAGCGGCGGTTCCTCGACCGGCGAGTACACGCTCGGCGACGTGGTCAAGCGGAAAGACTAG
- the sod gene encoding superoxide dismutase, producing MPEHSNPELPPLPYDYDALEPHISEQVLTWHHDTHHQGYVNGLESAEETLAENRESGDHSSTAGALGNVTHNGSGHYLHTLFWENMDPEGGDEPEGDLADRIEEDFGSYEGWEEEFRAAASAAGGWALLVYDPVAKQLRNVAVDKHDQGALWGSHPILALDVWEHSYYYDYGPDRGDFIDAFFEVVDFDKVAEEYEKVSGRVE from the coding sequence ATGCCAGAACATTCCAATCCCGAGCTCCCGCCCCTGCCGTACGACTACGACGCGCTCGAACCGCACATCTCCGAACAGGTGCTGACGTGGCATCACGACACCCACCACCAAGGCTACGTCAACGGCCTCGAAAGCGCCGAGGAGACCCTCGCCGAGAACCGCGAGAGCGGTGACCACTCTTCGACGGCCGGCGCGCTCGGAAACGTCACGCACAACGGAAGCGGCCACTATCTCCACACGCTGTTCTGGGAGAACATGGATCCCGAGGGCGGCGACGAGCCCGAAGGCGACCTCGCCGATCGCATCGAGGAGGACTTCGGCTCGTACGAAGGCTGGGAAGAGGAGTTCCGCGCGGCCGCGTCGGCCGCCGGTGGCTGGGCGCTGCTGGTGTACGATCCTGTCGCCAAGCAACTCCGGAACGTCGCCGTCGACAAGCACGACCAAGGAGCCCTCTGGGGTAGCCACCCGATCCTTGCGCTCGACGTTTGGGAGCACTCGTACTACTACGACTACGGACCGGACCGCGGCGACTTCATCGACGCCTTCTTCGAGGTCGTCGACTTCGACAAGGTCGCCGAGGAGTACGAGAAGGTCTCCGGCCGCGTCGAGTAA
- a CDS encoding DNA-directed RNA polymerase subunit L, which translates to MELRVIESSDEEISIEIGGEDHTFMNVLKGALLETDGVTAATYDVNPEQSGGQTEPILSVKTDETKEPLDAIEDAAGRIRDKTTAFKNAFDAAA; encoded by the coding sequence ATGGAACTGCGGGTTATCGAGAGCAGCGACGAGGAGATTTCTATCGAGATCGGCGGGGAGGACCACACGTTCATGAACGTGCTCAAGGGCGCGCTGCTGGAAACCGACGGCGTCACGGCGGCGACCTACGACGTCAACCCCGAACAGTCGGGCGGTCAGACCGAGCCGATCCTCTCGGTCAAGACCGACGAGACCAAAGAGCCCCTCGACGCCATCGAGGACGCCGCGGGCCGCATCCGCGATAAGACGACGGCGTTCAAGAACGCGTTCGACGCCGCCGCGTAA
- the tpiA gene encoding triose-phosphate isomerase, translated as MFVLVNLKAYPCDPIEVAEAAATVSDESGVDVGVAPQAADLSAVAETGVETWAQHVSPVEHGSHTGSTLAEAVADAGATGTMINHSENRLKLADIDGSLDAAARPGLETVVCANNPEQIAAAAALGPDAVAVEPPELIGGDVSVATADPEIVEDAVDAAAAVDESVDVYCGAGISTGEDVVAADELGADGVLLASGVAKADDPQAALEDLVEPL; from the coding sequence ATGTTCGTCCTTGTCAACCTCAAGGCGTACCCCTGTGATCCGATCGAGGTAGCTGAGGCCGCAGCGACCGTCAGCGACGAGTCCGGCGTCGACGTCGGCGTTGCGCCCCAAGCCGCCGACCTCTCGGCGGTCGCCGAGACCGGCGTCGAGACGTGGGCCCAGCACGTCAGCCCCGTCGAGCACGGCAGCCACACCGGATCGACGCTGGCCGAGGCCGTCGCCGACGCCGGCGCGACCGGGACGATGATCAACCACTCCGAGAACCGCCTGAAACTCGCCGACATCGACGGCTCGCTCGACGCCGCGGCCCGTCCCGGGCTCGAGACGGTGGTCTGTGCGAACAATCCCGAACAGATCGCCGCCGCCGCCGCGCTCGGCCCCGACGCCGTCGCGGTCGAGCCGCCGGAACTGATCGGCGGCGACGTGTCCGTTGCGACGGCGGATCCCGAAATCGTCGAGGACGCCGTCGACGCCGCGGCGGCCGTCGACGAGAGCGTCGACGTCTACTGCGGCGCCGGCATCTCGACGGGCGAGGACGTCGTCGCGGCCGACGAGTTGGGCGCCGACGGCGTCTTGCTCGCCAGCGGCGTCGCAAAGGCCGACGATCCGCAGGCGGCGCTCGAAGACCTGGTCGAACCGCTGTAA
- the hisF gene encoding imidazole glycerol phosphate synthase subunit HisF: protein MGLTKRIIPCIDVDLDDEGDPAVYTGVHFEDLEYTGDPVEMAKRYNEAGADEFVFLDITASADGRETMLGVVEDVADEVFIPLTVGGGIRTREDIKETLRAGADKVSITTGALERPELINEGAAAFGSQCIVISVDAKRRFDEGGEHYFDVDGESCWFECTKKGGREGTGIDVIEWAKEAEDRGAGELFVNSIDKDGTKDGYDVPLTDAVCDAVDTPVIASSGCGGPEDAYEVFTEADADAALAASIFHFDEYSIQEVKEYLDERDVPVRL from the coding sequence ATGGGTCTCACGAAACGGATCATCCCCTGCATCGACGTGGACCTCGACGACGAGGGCGACCCGGCGGTCTACACCGGCGTCCACTTCGAGGACCTCGAATACACCGGGGATCCGGTCGAGATGGCCAAGCGGTACAACGAGGCCGGCGCCGACGAGTTCGTCTTTCTGGACATCACGGCCAGCGCCGACGGGCGCGAGACGATGCTCGGCGTCGTCGAGGACGTCGCCGACGAAGTGTTCATCCCGCTCACGGTCGGCGGCGGCATCCGGACGCGCGAGGACATCAAGGAGACGCTCCGAGCCGGCGCGGACAAGGTCTCGATCACGACCGGCGCGCTCGAACGCCCCGAACTGATCAACGAGGGCGCGGCCGCCTTCGGCAGCCAGTGCATCGTCATCAGCGTCGACGCCAAGCGCCGGTTCGACGAGGGCGGCGAACACTACTTCGATGTCGACGGCGAGTCCTGCTGGTTCGAGTGCACCAAGAAGGGCGGCCGCGAGGGCACCGGCATCGACGTGATCGAGTGGGCCAAAGAGGCCGAGGACCGCGGCGCCGGCGAGCTCTTCGTCAACTCGATCGACAAGGACGGCACCAAGGACGGCTACGACGTTCCGCTCACCGACGCCGTCTGTGACGCCGTCGACACGCCAGTTATCGCTTCCTCGGGCTGTGGCGGCCCGGAGGACGCCTACGAGGTGTTCACCGAGGCTGACGCCGACGCGGCGCTCGCGGCGTCGATCTTCCACTTCGACGAGTACTCGATTCAGGAGGTAAAGGAATACTTGGACGAACGCGACGTGCCGGTGCGGCTATGA
- a CDS encoding cryptochrome/photolyase family protein, with translation MQLHWHRRDLRAADNRALAAAAEDGPVCPVFVFDDAVLDHASPPRVAFMLDALLSLRTWYWEHDGDLLLARGDPREVLPSIAEVLDAERVVWNKDYSGLARERDAEVRRALDDADVARASYHDAILHEPGSITTNEGEHYSVYTYFWKKWRDRAKDDPFPAPDADALAAPTAGDLPDASLPSLPTLDDLGFDEPEASLPDAGTAAARERLDSFCEDAIYRYDERRDYPADECTSRLSADLKWGTIGIREVYEATDDAKAFADGENEVESVEEFQSQLAWREFYTHVLNFNPEVVTENFKNYEHEIAWRSDPEGLQAWKDGETGYPIVDAGMRQLREEGYMHNRVRMLVAAFLTKDLLVDWREGYDWFREKLVDHDTANDNGGWQWAASTGTDAQPYFRVFNPMTQGERYDPDAEYITQYVPELRDADAEQIHAWTELPDAERERAAPDYPAPIVDHGERRETAIETFEAARGD, from the coding sequence ATGCAACTCCACTGGCACCGGCGGGATCTGCGCGCCGCCGACAACCGGGCGCTGGCGGCGGCCGCCGAGGACGGGCCGGTCTGTCCGGTGTTCGTGTTCGACGACGCGGTGCTCGATCACGCCTCGCCCCCGCGGGTCGCGTTCATGCTCGACGCGCTCCTGTCGCTTCGCACTTGGTACTGGGAGCACGACGGCGACCTACTACTGGCCCGCGGCGATCCCCGCGAGGTCCTGCCGTCGATTGCAGAGGTGCTCGACGCCGAGCGGGTCGTCTGGAACAAGGATTACTCCGGGCTGGCCCGCGAGCGCGACGCCGAAGTCCGGCGAGCGCTCGACGACGCCGACGTTGCCCGTGCGAGCTACCACGACGCCATCCTCCACGAGCCCGGGTCGATCACGACCAACGAGGGCGAGCACTACTCGGTGTACACCTACTTCTGGAAGAAGTGGCGCGACCGAGCCAAAGACGACCCGTTCCCGGCGCCCGACGCCGACGCGCTGGCGGCGCCGACAGCCGGCGATCTCCCCGACGCGTCGCTGCCGTCGCTCCCGACGCTCGACGACCTCGGCTTCGACGAACCCGAGGCGTCGCTTCCCGACGCGGGGACGGCGGCGGCCCGCGAGCGCCTCGACAGCTTCTGCGAGGACGCGATCTACCGCTACGACGAGCGCCGGGACTACCCGGCCGACGAGTGTACCTCCCGGCTCTCGGCGGACCTCAAGTGGGGCACGATCGGAATCCGCGAGGTGTACGAGGCGACCGACGACGCGAAGGCGTTCGCGGACGGCGAGAACGAGGTCGAGAGCGTCGAGGAGTTCCAATCCCAACTCGCTTGGCGCGAGTTCTACACTCACGTCCTGAACTTCAACCCCGAAGTCGTCACGGAGAACTTCAAGAACTACGAGCACGAGATCGCGTGGCGCTCCGACCCAGAAGGCCTGCAGGCGTGGAAGGACGGCGAGACGGGCTATCCCATCGTCGACGCCGGGATGCGCCAACTCCGCGAGGAAGGGTACATGCACAACCGCGTCCGGATGCTCGTCGCCGCCTTCCTCACCAAGGACCTGCTCGTCGACTGGCGCGAGGGGTACGACTGGTTCCGCGAGAAGTTGGTCGACCACGACACCGCCAACGACAACGGTGGCTGGCAGTGGGCCGCCTCGACGGGCACCGACGCCCAGCCGTACTTCCGGGTGTTCAACCCGATGACCCAAGGCGAGCGCTACGATCCCGACGCCGAGTACATCACCCAGTACGTGCCGGAACTGCGCGACGCCGACGCCGAACAGATCCACGCGTGGACGGAGCTTCCCGACGCCGAGCGCGAACGGGCCGCGCCCGACTATCCGGCACCGATCGTCGACCACGGCGAGCGACGCGAGACCGCCATCGAGACGTTCGAGGCAGCCCGGGGAGACTGA
- a CDS encoding PadR family transcriptional regulator codes for MHDLTGFQRDLLYVIAGQDNPHGLAIKEELEDYYESEIHHGRLYPNLDALVDKGLVEKGELDRRTNYYALTQRGHRELEARREWEEDYLDAEEAELSL; via the coding sequence ATGCACGATCTAACTGGCTTCCAGCGCGACCTCCTGTACGTGATCGCCGGACAGGACAATCCACACGGCCTCGCAATCAAGGAGGAACTCGAAGACTACTACGAGAGCGAGATCCATCACGGGCGACTGTACCCGAACTTGGACGCGCTGGTCGACAAAGGCCTCGTCGAGAAGGGGGAACTAGACCGGCGGACGAACTACTACGCCCTCACACAGCGTGGCCACCGAGAACTCGAAGCCCGCCGCGAGTGGGAGGAAGACTACCTCGACGCTGAGGAAGCCGAACTCTCACTGTAA
- a CDS encoding CDP-alcohol phosphatidyltransferase family protein, whose protein sequence is MTLDQFRHVADRALEPFVSLSTRLGITPDAISVLAFVLAAAAGGAYYQAGDAAIWYFAGAVLVALNGWLDILDGAVAREMGTDSKAGDLLDHVLDRYADIVVVTGLAAGLDRYALGLVAVTGVLMTSYLGTQSQAVGLDRVYGGMLGRADRLALIGIVTTVAAFVDISALGFGLVGWLLVVFAVVGHVTALQRFWGAWRALS, encoded by the coding sequence ATGACCCTGGACCAGTTCCGCCACGTGGCCGATCGCGCGCTCGAACCCTTCGTTTCGCTCTCGACGCGACTCGGCATCACGCCCGACGCGATCAGCGTGCTGGCGTTCGTTCTCGCGGCCGCCGCCGGGGGTGCGTACTACCAGGCCGGCGACGCCGCGATCTGGTACTTCGCCGGCGCAGTGCTGGTGGCGCTGAACGGCTGGCTCGACATCCTCGACGGCGCCGTCGCCCGCGAGATGGGCACCGACTCGAAGGCCGGCGACCTGCTCGACCACGTCCTCGACCGATACGCCGACATCGTCGTCGTCACGGGACTCGCGGCTGGACTCGACCGCTATGCGCTTGGGCTCGTGGCGGTGACGGGCGTGCTGATGACGTCGTATCTGGGCACGCAGTCCCAAGCAGTCGGTCTCGATCGGGTCTACGGCGGCATGCTGGGACGCGCCGATCGGTTGGCGCTGATCGGCATCGTGACCACCGTAGCGGCGTTCGTCGATATCTCGGCGCTCGGCTTCGGGCTGGTCGGTTGGCTGCTCGTCGTCTTCGCCGTCGTCGGCCACGTCACTGCGCTCCAGCGCTTCTGGGGCGCTTGGCGCGCGCTCTCGTAA